The Vespula vulgaris chromosome 4, iyVesVulg1.1, whole genome shotgun sequence genome has a segment encoding these proteins:
- the LOC127062995 gene encoding tRNA (guanine-N(7)-)-methyltransferase isoform X1 translates to MSTSVSLPQKKYYRQRAHSNPIADHCIEYPIKPDLMDWSTFFPRYFSNEEDDDERNKDTVQKCVEFADIGCGYGGLLVTLSPMFPNNLILGMEIRVKVSDYVTDRITALRSQNPGQYENIACLRTNAMKYLPNYFYKGQLKKMFFLYPDPHFKRSKHKWRIINKTLLAEYAYVLAEDAIIYTVTDVKDLHEWMVHHFEEHPLFENIPEEEWAKDPIVEKLYESTEEGQKVTRNRGDKFLAIFKRIADPNAIKIS, encoded by the exons ATGTCAACGTCAGTCTCGTTAccacaaaagaaatattatagacAACGTGCTCATTCCAATCCTATCGCGGATCATTGCATAGAATA TCCTATAAAACCAGATTTAATGGATTGGAGCACATTTTTTCCTCGATATTTCTCTaacgaagaagatgatgatgaaagaAACAAGGATACTGTTCAAAAGTGTGTAGAATTTGCTGATATTGGTTGTGGTTATGGAGGTCTTCTTG TTACTTTATCACCAATGTTCccaaataatttaatacttgGTATGGAAATCAGAGTAAAAGTATCGGATTATGTAACGGATCGCATAACTGCATTACGATCTCAAAATCCAGggcaatatgaaaatatagcTTGTTTAAGGACTAATGCTATGAAATACTTACCTAACTACTTTTACAAAGGACAG CTAAAGAAGATGTTTTTTCTATATCCAGACCCACACTTTAAAAGATCAAAACATAAATGGagaataataaacaaaactcTTCTAGCTGAATATGCATATGTGCTTGCTGAAGAT gCTATCATATATACAGTAACTGATGTAAAAGATTTACACGAATGGATGGTACATCATTTCGAAGAACATccattatttgaaaatataccTGAAGAAGAATGG GCTAAAGATCCTATAGTTGAGAAACTTTATGAAAGTACAGAAGAAGGCCAAAAAGTAACAAGAAATAGAGGAGATAAATTTTTAGctatatttaaacgaattgCAGATCCAAATGCTATAAAAATAAGCTAA
- the LOC127062995 gene encoding tRNA (guanine-N(7)-)-methyltransferase isoform X3, whose protein sequence is MSTSVSLPQKKYYRQRAHSNPIADHCIEYPIKPDLMDWSTFFPRYFSNEEDDDERNKDTVQKCVEFADIGCGYGGLLVTLSPMFPNNLILGMEIRVKVSDYVTDRITALRSQNPGQYENIACLRTNAMKYLPNYFYKGQLKKMFFLYPDPHFKRSKHKWRIINKTLLAEYAYVLAEDAIIYTVTDVKDLHEWMVHHFEEHPLFENIPEEEWVDIQ, encoded by the exons ATGTCAACGTCAGTCTCGTTAccacaaaagaaatattatagacAACGTGCTCATTCCAATCCTATCGCGGATCATTGCATAGAATA TCCTATAAAACCAGATTTAATGGATTGGAGCACATTTTTTCCTCGATATTTCTCTaacgaagaagatgatgatgaaagaAACAAGGATACTGTTCAAAAGTGTGTAGAATTTGCTGATATTGGTTGTGGTTATGGAGGTCTTCTTG TTACTTTATCACCAATGTTCccaaataatttaatacttgGTATGGAAATCAGAGTAAAAGTATCGGATTATGTAACGGATCGCATAACTGCATTACGATCTCAAAATCCAGggcaatatgaaaatatagcTTGTTTAAGGACTAATGCTATGAAATACTTACCTAACTACTTTTACAAAGGACAG CTAAAGAAGATGTTTTTTCTATATCCAGACCCACACTTTAAAAGATCAAAACATAAATGGagaataataaacaaaactcTTCTAGCTGAATATGCATATGTGCTTGCTGAAGAT gCTATCATATATACAGTAACTGATGTAAAAGATTTACACGAATGGATGGTACATCATTTCGAAGAACATccattatttgaaaatataccTGAAGAAGAATGG GTGGATATACAATAG
- the LOC127062995 gene encoding tRNA (guanine-N(7)-)-methyltransferase isoform X2, producing the protein MDWSTFFPRYFSNEEDDDERNKDTVQKCVEFADIGCGYGGLLVTLSPMFPNNLILGMEIRVKVSDYVTDRITALRSQNPGQYENIACLRTNAMKYLPNYFYKGQLKKMFFLYPDPHFKRSKHKWRIINKTLLAEYAYVLAEDAIIYTVTDVKDLHEWMVHHFEEHPLFENIPEEEWAKDPIVEKLYESTEEGQKVTRNRGDKFLAIFKRIADPNAIKIS; encoded by the exons ATGGATTGGAGCACATTTTTTCCTCGATATTTCTCTaacgaagaagatgatgatgaaagaAACAAGGATACTGTTCAAAAGTGTGTAGAATTTGCTGATATTGGTTGTGGTTATGGAGGTCTTCTTG TTACTTTATCACCAATGTTCccaaataatttaatacttgGTATGGAAATCAGAGTAAAAGTATCGGATTATGTAACGGATCGCATAACTGCATTACGATCTCAAAATCCAGggcaatatgaaaatatagcTTGTTTAAGGACTAATGCTATGAAATACTTACCTAACTACTTTTACAAAGGACAG CTAAAGAAGATGTTTTTTCTATATCCAGACCCACACTTTAAAAGATCAAAACATAAATGGagaataataaacaaaactcTTCTAGCTGAATATGCATATGTGCTTGCTGAAGAT gCTATCATATATACAGTAACTGATGTAAAAGATTTACACGAATGGATGGTACATCATTTCGAAGAACATccattatttgaaaatataccTGAAGAAGAATGG GCTAAAGATCCTATAGTTGAGAAACTTTATGAAAGTACAGAAGAAGGCCAAAAAGTAACAAGAAATAGAGGAGATAAATTTTTAGctatatttaaacgaattgCAGATCCAAATGCTATAAAAATAAGCTAA
- the LOC127062984 gene encoding cilia- and flagella-associated protein 65-like → MLQYCCDAKDIKIIDFGEVEMGRTIIKSIKIMNESCKEQFYEAQRDPVTNPIDHVFNLKSYTWTLLPEQSFCCEVQYRPVVPCSKNVDYFIITGTASTYIKIIAHGTCIGPKISSSVNKIILKCSKKHTQVKKQIKLLNHSKVKAAFIFDIDIEHRHFKLDIRQGILNPCDYKYITITFIPTKEGVYVYHLPCLILYQSPIIIKLYGFCIPIHQQSQINLESHEFSSQVQNGFEEYMSDSINIKKENLELVSLSKNYFDCSQVDTKNKINRAHQTVCFTNHSETNLVLKWDQDVTGVFKIEPCIAKICPNHSALFEIIFQPNEENNLYTKQFIGYFFDDDAKSEEEEEENKIFAIPSFTCIRVIGHSFPTSSAGWIPQYELPSTIVLPPCIPPLPVYTTFLIKKFGHLPLMFHFLPPADSHFVVKPMLGIIYEDYQVVVVQMCPEVMGEHLYMEQWAICFNGNPKNKDYISFKGYTEYANISFNKSTITFATVHLDTQQKEQILIRNLTRHIIMYQFLNVPSQLIIPHLKGQIYANDIHSHEWVFHPTECGEYNFDIKCVLMAIQNDLPAGTEVSITLHVTGKCEAGLLLAIPNELNFDVQLYGNKKTKSFYVYNFSSVNIPFKIICCHLSWPVGCIKRDVKIYPLSETVLPGKSKKITVSITPYTPGFYEIAIKYIVRINSWTDNISYMQLSRKICNIYCMCELPSLKIEDVHFHGVCSLISKINLWKIIEVDRLNITLKNILPYEKESQYIFFPPMILHENPICIKLCISNPTSVNTTWNIKRMQLCFCKTISKSRGLSFRYMELDCVHKKVCSIYPQSGFIKPKEKIVINIELRYLLLGKTRVKWDLNIGHERHIFLYMQVEALSGSEKELLLYPQTVKLDSYFGNKKAQHQICWIYNYTNNYLPYTVDITNLHKINQIYHSEILACLNPNGIVEPQSLTPLILKYHLKQFRAIQAYLSITFGDKKTELFISSQPSIVYPPRMIKEILPNFDAFKIKELPIYFSTDYIHFYTSIHNCSVKMFMMYNTSNHDRFAYTWKSNSVPGLWNIEIYPKEGVIRPKKMQSCRIIINVKSLTCQININVICEFLNISQRRMIQRSIYKYNEICKKLESEFIFTEKGEQFPKLPSKPKKKPDIFCKTLSIHCNIYNPEDILLRTKLIEELKMVPTDELQIQNNIKSSDNYEHTKMMLFILEGMTWDILNSRIFKHTIQEYVLNGPHLYYSQFFTNPLESEKLIMKSYIAPPRKLIATILEKMLFFIILKEFHLEIGHLFKQEDIRHLNFTHFAYILQTYNKDKDNFHDSFRD, encoded by the exons atgttacagTATTGCTGTGATGCAAaagatatcaaaataattgattttggTGAAGTTGAAATGGGTAGAACGATTATCAAATCAATTAAGATAATGAATGAAAGTTGT AAAGAACAATTTTATGAAGCACAAAGGGATCCTGTAACAAATCCTATAGATCacgtttttaatttaaagtCATATACCTGGACTTTATTACCTGAACAATCTTTTTGTTGCGAAGTACAATATCGACCTGTTGTACCATGTTCTAAAAATGtggattattttattattactggTACCGcttctacatatataaaaattattgctcATGGAACTTGTAttg gTCCTAAAATTTCGTCAtcagtaaataaaattatattaaagtgTTCAAAAAAACATACACAagtgaaaaaacaaataaaacttttaaatCATTCAAAAGTAAAAGCGgcatttatatttgatattgatATAGAACATAGACATTTTAAATTAGATATCAGACAAGGCATACTTAATCCTtgtgattataaatatataacaataacttTTATACCAACTAAAGAAGGAGTTTATGTATATCATTTACCTTGTTTAATATTGTATCAG agtcctattattataaaattatatggatTTTGTATACCAATTCATCAGCAATCTCAGATTAATTTAGAGTCACATGAATTTAGTTCACAAGTACAAAATGGTTTTGAAGAATATATGAGTGATAgtattaacataaaaaaagaaaatttagaacTAGTATCtttatctaaaaattattttgactGTAGTCAAGtagatacaaaaaataaaataaatagagcTCACCAAACTGTTTGTTTCACGAATCATAGTGAAACAAATTTAGTACTCAAATGGGATCAAG atgtTACTGGAGTTTTTAAAATAGAACCATGCATTGCAAAAATATGTCCAAATCATTCTGCtttgtttgaaattatttttcaacctaatgaagaaaacaatttatatacaaagCAATTCAttggatatttttttgatGATGATGCAAaaagtgaagaagaagaagaagaaaacaaaatttttgcaATTCCTTCCTTTACATGTATACGAGTAATAG GGCATTCCTTTCCTACTAGTTCTGCAGGATGGATTCCTCAGTATGAATTACCATCAACAATTGTACTACCACCATGTATTCCACCATTACCAGTATATACAACATTTCTAATTAAGAAATTTGGCCATTTGCCTTTAATGTTTCACTTTCTGCCACCAGCAGATAGCCATTTTGTTGTTAAACCAATGTTGGGAATTATTTATGA gGATTATCAGGTGGTGGTAGTTCAAATGTGTCCTGAAGTTATGGGAGAACATCTATATATGGAACAATGGGCCATATGTTTTAATGGAAATCCGAAGAACAAAGATTATATTAGTTTTAAAGGATATACAGAATATGCaaatattagttttaataAGAGTACAATAACATTTGCTACAGTACATTTAGATACTCagcaaaaagaacaaatactTATAAGAAACCTTACTCGTCACATCATTAT GTACCAATTTTTGAATGTACCATCACAATTGATTATTCCACATTTAAAGGGTCAAATCTATGCTAATGATATCCATTCTCATGAATGGGTGTTTCACCCTACAGAATGTggagaatataattttgatattaaatgtGTTCTGATGGCTATACAAAATGATTTACCTGCTGGAACAGAAGTTAGCATAACATTACATGTTACTGGGAAATGTGAAGCTGGTTTACTTCTG GCAATACctaatgaattaaattttgatgTACAACTAtatggaaacaaaaaaactaagagtttttatgtttataacTTTAGTTCCGTCAATATACCTTTCAAGATAATATGTTGCCATCTCTCTTGGCCTGTAGGATGTATAAAACgcgatgtaaaaatatatccaCTTTCTGAAACTGTTCTTCCAGGAAAGTCAAAAAAAATCACCGTATCTATTACTCCATACACACCAGGATTTTATGAAATagcaattaaatatatagtaaGAATAAATTCTTGGACGGATAACATTAGTTACATGCAattatctcgaaaaatatgcaatatttattgtatgtgTGAATTGCCCAGTTTaaag aTCGAAGATGTACACTTTCATGGAGTTTGCTCattaatatctaaaattaatttatggaaaataatagaagtagatag ATTGaatattactttgaaaaatatattgccATATGAGAAGGAATcacaatacatatttttccCACCAATGATACTACATGAAAAtcctatatgtataaaattatgtatatctaaTCCAACATCAGTGAATACTACatggaatattaaaagaatgcAATTATGCTTTTGCAAAACAATAAGTAAATCGCGAGGTCTTTCATTTCGATATATGGAATTAGATTGTGTTCACAAGAAAGTATGTTCTATTTATCCACAATCAGGATTTATAAAG ccaaaagaaaaaattgtcatTAATATAGAATTACGTTATTTACTATTGGGAAAAACTAGAGTAAAATGGGATTTAAATATTGGCCATGAAcgccatatttttttgtatatgcAAGTTGAAGCTTTATCTGGATCTGAAAAAGAACTTTTACTTTATCCACAAACTGTAAAATTGGACTCTTATTTTGGCAATAAGAAAGCTCAACATCAG ATATGTTggatttataattatacaaataactATTTACCATATACTGTGGATATTACTAATctacataaaataaatcaaatctaTCATTCAGAAATACTTGCATGTTTGAATCCAAATGGTATTGTAGAACCACAATCTCTTACACctcttattttgaaatatcatcTTAAACAATTTAGAGCAATTCAG GCATATCTTTCTATCACTTTTGGcgataaaaaaacagaattatttataagtagCCAACCTTCTATTGTATATCCACCtagaatgataaaagaaattctacCTAATTTTGAtgcttttaaaattaaagaattaccaatatatttttcaaccGACTATATACACTTCTACACAAGTATACACAATTGTTCTGTTAAGATGTTTATGATGTATAATACTTCAAACCATGATAGATTTGCCTATACATGGAAAAG TAACAGTGTACCAGGATTATggaatatagaaatttatccCAAAGAAGGTGTTATACGACCTAAAAAAATGCAAAGTTgtcgtataataattaatgtgaAAAGTTTAACTTgccaaataaatattaatgtaatttgTGAATTTCTCAATATTAGCCAAAGACGAATGATTCAAAggagtatttataaatataatgagaTATGTAAAAAACTGGAGtcagaatttatttttacagaaaAAGGTGAACAGTTTCCA AAATTACCatcaaaaccaaaaaaaaagccTGACATATTTTGTAAAACATTGTCCATacattgtaatatatacaacCCAGAAGATATTCTTTTAAGAACTAAATTaatagaagaattaaaaatggtTCCAACAGATGAACTTCAGAtacaaaacaatataaaatccTCTGACAATTATGAACATACTAAAATGATGTTATTCATTTTAGAAGGAATGACATg gGATATTCTTAATAGTAGAATATTTAAGCATACAATTCAAGAATATGTACTTAATGGACCACACTTGTATTATTCTCAATTTTTCACAAATCCATTGGaaagtgaaaaattaataatgaaatcatATATAGCACCGCCACGAAAGTTGATTGCAACTATATTAGAAAAA atgctgttttttataatactcaAAGAATTTCACTTGGAAATtggacatttatttaaacaagaaGATATCAGGCACTTAAATTTTACACATTTCGCATACATATTGCAAACGTATAATAAAGATAAGGATAATTTTCATGATAGCTTTAGAGATTGa
- the LOC127062991 gene encoding protein O-glucosyltransferase 2-like, with the protein MKLIACIFLLIIFDKMDYIVLSSKIKINPTKTIIWGPGLKPDKITMRARYFFVQLVDTQGQNLTVSPGAGIVTAVIQGQTWNKQSCHIWTQVLDCKDGSFIIRYKLHNTCLNVTLYIKVNGQDLQIFPLKIIGPVYEEECYCPNTNFNEWLNTYDCPSNYAQITSDLSPFTSVDFNKIRNPLIKKYDKPNSVSLCHYIIKNNRIYRQCYGQHVGFKIFMDAILLSLARKVILPDVEFFVNLGDWPLVPKEEVDYPIFSWCGSIDTKDIVMPTYDITESSLEAMGRVMLDMLSVQGNTDTPWEKKIEKLFWRGRDACRERLDLIDISRRQPDLFNVSLTNFFFFKNEIEKYGPAQSHISFFQFFKHKYQLNIDGTVAAYRFPYLLAGDSLVLKQKSKYYEFFYNDLIPETHYVLVKRDLSDLVDKIKWAKENDRIALNISKTARQFIRDNLLPQHVFCYYSVLLQEWSKRLTNKIKVLDNMEEVLQPQHSCKCNIDDVNLKDEL; encoded by the exons ATGAAACTTATagcatgtatatttttattaattatttttgacaaaatggattatatcgtattatcatcaaagattaaaataaatcctacaaaaacaataatttggGGGCCCGGCTTGAAGCCTGATAAAATTACTATGCGAgcaagatatttttttgtacaGCTTGTAGACACACAAGGGCAAAA CTTAACTGTTTCACCTGGTGCAGGCATTGTTACTGCTGTAATACAAGGTCAAACCTGGAACAAACAATCATGTCATATATGGACACAAGTTCTTGATTGTAAAGATGGTAGTTTTATTATCCGTTATAAACTTCATAACACTTGTTTGAATGTGACTTTGTATATAAAAGTGAATGGACaagatttacaaatttttccattaaaaattatag gTCCTGTATATGAGGAAGAATGTTATTGTCCAAATACTAATTTCAATGAGTGGTTAAATACTTATGATTGCCCTAGTAATTACGCACAAATTACTTCTGATCTTAGTCCTTTCACAAGcgttgattttaataaaatacgtaatcctttaattaaaaagtatgaCAAGCCTAACAGTGTTAGTCTTtgtcattatattataaaaaataataga atttatagGCAATGCTATGGACAACATGTaggatttaaaatatttatggatGCAATATTGCTTTCACTTGCACGCAAAGTAATCCTTCCAGATgttgaattttttgttaatttggGAGATTGGCCGCTCGTTccaaaagaagaagtagattATCCTATTTTTTCATGGTGTGGATCTATCGATACAAAAGATATTGTTATGCCAACATATGATATTACAGAATCGTCTTTAGAAGCTATGGGAag AGTAATGCTAGATATGTTATCTGTACAAGGTAATACAGATACCccatgggaaaaaaaaatagaaaaattattctggCGTGGTCGTGATGCCTGTAGAGAACGTCTTGATCTCATAGACATTTCCAGGAGACAACCAGACTTATTCAACGTATCACttactaatttctttttctttaaaaatgagatagagaaatatggTCCTGCACAAagtcatatttcattttttcaattttttaag CATAAATATCAGTTGAACATCGATGGTACAGTAGCAGCATATAGATTCCCATATTTACTAGCAGGAGATTCTTTAGTACTGAAGCAAAAATCTAagtattatgaatttttttataatgatttgaTACCTGAAACACACTATGTACTTGTAAAAAGGGATTTATCAGATTTAGTTGACAAAATTAAATGGGccaaagaaaatgatagaatTGCTTTAAACATTTCAAAAACTGCTAGACAATTCATAAGAGATAATCTGTTACCACAGCATGTCTTTTGTTACTACAGTGTACTTCTCCAA gaATGGAGTAAACGTCTTACTAATAAGATCAAGGTTTTAGATAATATGGAGGAAGTTTTACAACCACAGCATTCCTGCAAATGTAATATTGATGATGTAAATTTAAAGGATGAACTTTAA